The DNA segment TTTTGCAGTTTTAGAAGACATTGCTGAACTTAAGAATACTGTAAATTTACATACAGTGCAGGAATACCAATCATCACCCTTGGTAAAAGCTACATTGAGACCCTATCAAATTGAAGGAGTCAAATGGCTTTTGGAACATTATAACAATGGCCTAGGCGCGTGCTTGGCTGATGATATGGGATTGGGGAAAACACTGCAAACCCTATCCACACTTGTCGCCGTACAAGAACAATTGGATTTTGAAAAAGCCGAAAACGTTCAGTTGGATTTGTTTGGAAACGAAATCCCTGTTGCAAAAGAATACCTAAAAGCATTGATTGTTCTGCCTTCTTCTTTGGTTTTTAACTGGTACAATGAAGCCCGGAAATTCACACCGCATTTTCGAAGAGTACAATACATTGGTAACGACCGAAAAATACTTTCGAAAAAACTAGAAAAATACGACTTGATTTTTACCAGTTATGCTGTCGTCTCCAGAGATGTTTCTATTTTGGAAAAATACAATTTCAGATATTTGATTTTGGACGAAAGTCAATACATCAAAAACAAAAACTCCAAAATATTTAAGGCCATCAATCAAATAAAAGCGAGCCATAAAATATCATTGAGCGGAACTCCGATAGAGAATTCGCTTGATGATTTGTGGTCGCAAATGCAATTTATCAATCCGAATATCTTGGGGAGTCATGCTTTTTTTGTCGAAAATTACAAACTCCCAATAGAGAAAAAACAAGACGAAAACAGTTTATTGGAACTAAAAAACCTCATCAGTCCTTTTATCTTAAGGCGTACCAAAGAACAGGTTTTAAAAGACTTACCGGAACTTTCAGAACAGGTTTTCTATTGCGAAATGGAGTCTGAACAGGAAAAACTGTACGAAGAAGAAAAATCAAAAGCGCGAAACTCGTTATTAAAAACGGATGGTTCTGCCGTGGATAAAATCAATATCATCAACACCCTGATGCGCTTGAGACAATTAAGCAATCATCCCAAAATGATTGATTCCAAGTCCGAAATGGATTCGGGGAAATATATTGCCGTTACGCGCTATTTGGAGACTTTAGTGCAATCCAACCAAAAAACGATTGTTTTCAGTTCATTTGTGTCCAATTTGAATTTTTACAAAACGTGGTGCAAGGAAAACAAAATCGATTTTTGTGAACTCACGGGAGAAACCCCTTTGAAAGAACGGGAATCTCAAGTCAATCGTTTTCAAGAACAAAAAAAACCATTGCTGTTTTTTATCTCTTTGAAAGCTGGCGGTGTTGGACTCAACATCACCAAAGCATCTTATGTCGTTTTCTTGGATCCTTGGTGGAATCCATTTTCGGAGAAACAAGGAATTGGACGTGCGCATCGAATTGGACAGATGAACAAGGTAAATGTCATTCGGTTCATTACCAAAAACACCGTGGAAGAAAAAATCATCCGCCTGCAGGAAAGCAAAAAACTATTGGCCGGTTCTCTTTTGAATGAAAATTATATAAGTTCAGAAATTGAAGAGAATTTGGATTTTATATTGGAATAAAACAATTAACATCCGTTATAGGATATAAATCAATAATATGTGTTAATTTGCATATTTACTATTTAGAATTTTCCAATGAAAACAATTGCTGTCTTATTTTTTTTCCTGTTTTTTGCTTCGGCTGTTGCACAAACAGAAATCGAGGTGGTTCCGCCTTACAATATCAAAACGGCAACCTTTGTGCTAAACAATGAAAACGTGGTTCCCATATTCGAATTGGGTTCGGGATTCCAGTTTCAATTTGATGATTTGTTCGGAAATGAAGCCAATTATTATTACGAAATCGTGCATTGTGACTACAATTGGAAACCAACGGACATTCCAAAAACCGAGTATTTAAAAGGTTTTGACGGACAACGTATTCAAGAATACGAGAATTCCTTTAATACGTTGCAAACTTATTCGCATTATAAATTACCCATTCCAAACCAATACACGCAATTGCGAATCAGCGGCAATTACGTCCTGAAAATTTTGGACGAAAACAAAGACATCGTATTCACCCGAAAATTTATTCTTTATGAAGATTTAGTTACGGTTCCCATGCAAATTAGACGCGCCCGAACTGCAAATTATTTAGATTACAAGCACAATATCGAATTTTCTGTACGTTCGCTCGTTCTCAACTTTCAAAATCCCTTGAAAAACGTAAAAGTAGTGTTGTTTCAAAACGGCCAATTCAACACCGCTATCAAAAACATTGCTCCTCAATACACCATTGGCAACGAATTAATTTATAAATACGACACCGAAACCCAATTTTGGGCAGGAAACGAGTTTTTGTATTTTGACAACAACAACATCAGGTCTGCCGCCAACAACGTTTCACGGATAGATTCCAGCAACGGGATTTACAACTCCAATTTATACACCAACAATGCCAGAGCCAATTATCCCTATTCCGTGATACCGGATGTCAACGGAAATTTCGTGGTTCGCAACATCAATACCGAGAAAAATGAAATCGAAGCCGATTACGCCTGGGTTTATTTCAGTCTTTCAGCTCCTGCTTTTATGTCGAAGAAAGGTATTTATGCTACAGGAATGTTCAACAATTACAGCCTGTCGCCAGAGTATAAAATGGATTTCAATCCCAAAAACAATCTTTACGAAAAAGCCATTTTAATAAAACAAGGATTCACCAATTACCAATATCAAATTGCTGACGATAAAGGAAATGTGGATGCCGAAAAAGCAATAGACGGCAATTTTTGGCAAACCGAAAATGATTATTCCATACTCGTTTATTATCGTGAAAATACCGCTAGATACGATCGGGTTATTGGTAAAGCAACCGCTAATTCGAATGTAATTACCAACTGAAAAACATTTTTTTAAAAGCGCAAAACAAAACCCATTTTTTTGTAAATTTGCGATTATTAAACTCATTAGTACCTTCTTACTATGGTTTCACAAATAACAAGGGGCATAAAAATATC comes from the Flavobacterium limnophilum genome and includes:
- a CDS encoding DUF5103 domain-containing protein, encoding MKTIAVLFFFLFFASAVAQTEIEVVPPYNIKTATFVLNNENVVPIFELGSGFQFQFDDLFGNEANYYYEIVHCDYNWKPTDIPKTEYLKGFDGQRIQEYENSFNTLQTYSHYKLPIPNQYTQLRISGNYVLKILDENKDIVFTRKFILYEDLVTVPMQIRRARTANYLDYKHNIEFSVRSLVLNFQNPLKNVKVVLFQNGQFNTAIKNIAPQYTIGNELIYKYDTETQFWAGNEFLYFDNNNIRSAANNVSRIDSSNGIYNSNLYTNNARANYPYSVIPDVNGNFVVRNINTEKNEIEADYAWVYFSLSAPAFMSKKGIYATGMFNNYSLSPEYKMDFNPKNNLYEKAILIKQGFTNYQYQIADDKGNVDAEKAIDGNFWQTENDYSILVYYRENTARYDRVIGKATANSNVITN
- a CDS encoding DEAD/DEAH box helicase: MKTENSFQFCFDVSFEKRLNTYIPTAYIVEHSQAITYLDKKASPEVLQSFGVIIENLDTSTKKVLAICEALKPEIIFKKFSKNSKSSKNIEDLLKDSKLEFGIRQFVKTNLDQFYTLVCQNKIPLSLNLGKEKDFRISRIATENSILETRLEFDKHENGISYTLLLKEETTVFHPSNTAITLLLDEPGWLVAYHKLYLLKDINTKKITPFLKNKTIEIPSRMVSEYFEKFIKDVAKKADIKATGFAVELKNRITSCSLQLAHDFFKNVYFINLLFDYDGFSFDNSKTKKIHSEIDTRNLDEIKVIQYKRTSEEAAFENKLLELGFIKTETGFFGLSPEAEKQDPYTTIQWVIENRGILESSGFTVNNLSIDSKKIDTQKVSIQFSNEVKSDWFDIKMTVVCESFEFSFSELISNIKNRNRLFLLPNGNYFLIPVEWMTLYASMAKLAKVQNGNLTLLKSNFAVLEDIAELKNTVNLHTVQEYQSSPLVKATLRPYQIEGVKWLLEHYNNGLGACLADDMGLGKTLQTLSTLVAVQEQLDFEKAENVQLDLFGNEIPVAKEYLKALIVLPSSLVFNWYNEARKFTPHFRRVQYIGNDRKILSKKLEKYDLIFTSYAVVSRDVSILEKYNFRYLILDESQYIKNKNSKIFKAINQIKASHKISLSGTPIENSLDDLWSQMQFINPNILGSHAFFVENYKLPIEKKQDENSLLELKNLISPFILRRTKEQVLKDLPELSEQVFYCEMESEQEKLYEEEKSKARNSLLKTDGSAVDKINIINTLMRLRQLSNHPKMIDSKSEMDSGKYIAVTRYLETLVQSNQKTIVFSSFVSNLNFYKTWCKENKIDFCELTGETPLKERESQVNRFQEQKKPLLFFISLKAGGVGLNITKASYVVFLDPWWNPFSEKQGIGRAHRIGQMNKVNVIRFITKNTVEEKIIRLQESKKLLAGSLLNENYISSEIEENLDFILE